The Manis javanica isolate MJ-LG chromosome 6, MJ_LKY, whole genome shotgun sequence genome contains a region encoding:
- the LOC118968825 gene encoding olfactory receptor 8B3-like isoform X2 — MKVEARNNSLVTEFILAGLTDYPEPQQPLFSMFLMICIVTVLGNLGLITLISLNSHLHTPMYYFLFNLSFIDLCYSSVFTPKMLMNFVSRKNIISYVGCMTQLFFFLFFVISECYMLTSMAYDRYVAICKPLLYKVSMSRQVCSKLTLAAYVMGLGGAAAHTGCMLRLSFCSVNVINHYLCDILPLLQLSCTSTYVSEVIVLIVVGINIMAPSFTILISYIFILTSIAHIKSAQGRSKAFSTCSSHIIAISVFFGSAAFMYLKYSSPGSMEQGKVSSVFYTNIVPMLNPLIYSLRSKDVKVALKKTLIKIQRGNIF; from the coding sequence ATGAAAGTGGAGGCTAGAAATAACTCCTTAGTGACTGAGTTTATTCTTGCTGGATTAACAGACTACCCAGAGCCCCAGCAACCCCTCTTTTCTATGTTTCTCATGATCTGCATTGTCACTGTGTTGGGCAATCTTGGCTTGATCACTCTTATTAGCCTTAACTCTCACCTCCATACCCCCATGTACTATTTCCTTTTCAATCTGTCCTTCATTGACCTGTGTTACTCTTCTGTTTTCACCCCCAAGATGCTGATGAACTTTGTATCAAGGAAGAATATCATCTCCTATGTGGGATGCATGACTcagctgtttttcttcctcttttttgtcATCTCTGAATGCTATATGTTGACCTCAATGGCCTacgaccgctacgtggccatctgtaaGCCACTGCTGTATAAGGTCTCCATGTCCCGTCAGGTTTGCTCCAAGCTAACTCTCGCTGCGTATGTGATGGGACTCGGTGGAGCTGCTGCCCACACAGGGTGCATGCTTAGACTAAGCTTCTGCAGTGTGAATGTCATCAACCATTACCTGTGTGACATCCTCCCTCTCCTCCAACTTTCTTGCACCAGCACCTACGTCAGTGAGGTAATAGTTCTCATTGTCGTGGGAATTAATATCATGGCACCCAGTTTTACCATCCtgatttcttatattttcatcctcaccagcattgctCATATCAAATCTGCTCAAGGAAGATCAAAAGCCTTCAGTACCTGTAGCTCTCACATCattgctatttctgttttttttgggTCAGCAGCATTCATGTACCTTAAATATTCCTCTCCTGGATCTATGGAGCAGGGAAaagtttcttctgttttctataCTAACATAGTGCCCATGCTCAATCCCCTGATCTATAGTTTGAGGAGCAAGGATGTCAAAGTTGCATTGAAGAAAACCCTGATTAAAATACAAAGGGGAAATATATTCTAG
- the LOC118968825 gene encoding olfactory receptor 8B3-like isoform X1 codes for MKCMERVNSKNNSLVTEFILAGLTDYPEPQQPLFSMFLMICIVTVLGNLGLITLISLNSHLHTPMYYFLFNLSFIDLCYSSVFTPKMLMNFVSRKNIISYVGCMTQLFFFLFFVISECYMLTSMAYDRYVAICKPLLYKVSMSRQVCSKLTLAAYVMGLGGAAAHTGCMLRLSFCSVNVINHYLCDILPLLQLSCTSTYVSEVIVLIVVGINIMAPSFTILISYIFILTSIAHIKSAQGRSKAFSTCSSHIIAISVFFGSAAFMYLKYSSPGSMEQGKVSSVFYTNIVPMLNPLIYSLRSKDVKVALKKTLIKIQRGNIF; via the exons ATGAAATGCATGGAAAGGGTCAACTCTAA AAATAACTCCTTAGTGACTGAGTTTATTCTTGCTGGATTAACAGACTACCCAGAGCCCCAGCAACCCCTCTTTTCTATGTTTCTCATGATCTGCATTGTCACTGTGTTGGGCAATCTTGGCTTGATCACTCTTATTAGCCTTAACTCTCACCTCCATACCCCCATGTACTATTTCCTTTTCAATCTGTCCTTCATTGACCTGTGTTACTCTTCTGTTTTCACCCCCAAGATGCTGATGAACTTTGTATCAAGGAAGAATATCATCTCCTATGTGGGATGCATGACTcagctgtttttcttcctcttttttgtcATCTCTGAATGCTATATGTTGACCTCAATGGCCTacgaccgctacgtggccatctgtaaGCCACTGCTGTATAAGGTCTCCATGTCCCGTCAGGTTTGCTCCAAGCTAACTCTCGCTGCGTATGTGATGGGACTCGGTGGAGCTGCTGCCCACACAGGGTGCATGCTTAGACTAAGCTTCTGCAGTGTGAATGTCATCAACCATTACCTGTGTGACATCCTCCCTCTCCTCCAACTTTCTTGCACCAGCACCTACGTCAGTGAGGTAATAGTTCTCATTGTCGTGGGAATTAATATCATGGCACCCAGTTTTACCATCCtgatttcttatattttcatcctcaccagcattgctCATATCAAATCTGCTCAAGGAAGATCAAAAGCCTTCAGTACCTGTAGCTCTCACATCattgctatttctgttttttttgggTCAGCAGCATTCATGTACCTTAAATATTCCTCTCCTGGATCTATGGAGCAGGGAAaagtttcttctgttttctataCTAACATAGTGCCCATGCTCAATCCCCTGATCTATAGTTTGAGGAGCAAGGATGTCAAAGTTGCATTGAAGAAAACCCTGATTAAAATACAAAGGGGAAATATATTCTAG
- the LOC118968804 gene encoding olfactory receptor 8B3-like produces MAFGNGSSVTEFILLGLTDQPDLQLPLFFLFLVMYMVTQLGNLSLITLIGLNSHLHTPMYFFLLNLSFIDICYSSVFTPKMLMNFLSKKNIISYMGCMTQFCFFCFFVISECYVLTSMAYDRYVAICNPLLYNAAMSPKVCASLMLGSYLMAFSGSMAHTGCMLRLTFCDANTINHYFCDVFPLLQLSCTSTHANELVEFIVAGINIVFPCITIFVSYGFIISSILHISSIEGRSKAFTTCSSHIIAVSLFFGSCAFMYLQPSSAGSVDVGKIFSVFYTNVAPMMNPIIYSLRNKDVKLALRMTLSRRKFRSRSISQHW; encoded by the coding sequence ATGGCTTTTGGAAATGGTTCTTCAGTTACTGAATTTATTCTTCTGGGATTAACAGACCAACCAGATCTCCAACTGCCCCTGTTTTTCCTGTTTCTAGTAATGTATATGGTCACTCAGTTGGGAAATTTGAGCTTGATAACTCTAATTGGGCTAAATTCACACctgcacacccccatgtactttttcctgttGAACTTGTCCTTCATAGACATCTGCTATTCTTCAGTATTTACACCCAAAATGCTGATGAATTTCTTATCAAAGAAGAACATTATCTCGTACATGGGGTGCATGACCCAgttctgttttttctgtttctttgtcatttctgaatGCTATGTGCTGACATCAATGGCCTATgatcgctatgtggccatctgcaacccACTTTTGTATAATGCTGCCATGTCCCCTAAGGTGTGTGCCAGCCTGATGCTTGGTTCCTACTTGATGGCCTTTTCTGGTTCCATGGCCCACACTGGATGCATGCTGAGACTGACCTTCTGTGATGCCAACACCATCAACCAttatttttgtgatgtctttCCGTTGCTCCAGCTGTCCTGCACCAGCACCCATGCCAATGAGCTGGTGGAGTTCATTGTGGCGGGCATCAACATCGTTTTTCCCTGTATCACCATCTTTGTCTCCTATGGTTTCATCATCTCCAGCATCCTCCACATCAGCTCCAttgagggcaggtccaaagccttcACCACTTGCAGTTCCcacatcattgctgtttctttattctttggATCATGTGCATTTATGTATCTCCAACCTTCTTCTGCTGGATCTGTGGATGTGGGAAAAATCTTCTCTGTCTTTTATACCAATGTGGCCCCCATGATGAACCCCATAATCTACAGCTTGAGGAACAAGGATGTTAAACTTGCTCTGAGAATGACCTTGAGCAGGAGAAAGTTCAGATCCAGATCAATATCTCAGCACTGGTAG